GCAACAGAGGTGGCCGAAGAGAAAAAGGGCGGGCTCACGGGCCTCTTCAGCGGTAAAGACAGTATGAACCCGAACATCTCGCTTGTCCTCAACACCTTCGCCTATCATTCGAATCTCCGGGAGAGCGAGCTCGAGGCCAGGGGAATCCCCGGCTACACCGCTGAGGGGACTTCCATCAGGAAAGGATTTACTATCGACTCCGCCGAGCTCTTCCTCTTTGCGCCGGTGGACCCCTACTTCAATCTCTATGCCACGATCCCCGTCACCGAGGATGGCGTCGAGCTCGAAGAGGCCTACTTCGTCACTACATCGCTGCCGGCAGGCCTCCAGCTCAAGGGCGGAAAATTCAAGAGCGGCTTCGGGAGGATCAACGCCCAGCATCCCCATCAATGGGACTTCGTCGATATCCCTTTGCCGTACAGGGCTTTCACCGGAGAGGAAGGGATCATAGAAAAAGGCGCTCAGCTCACCGTTCTCCCCGAGCTGCCCTTCTACATCCTTTTGGGCTTTGAAGTGCTCCAGGGCCAGAATGAGGTGCTCTTCGGTCCTGATGCACGGTCAGGCCCCCATGCGATTGCGGCCTTTGCAAAGGCCTCCGTCGATATCGGGGATGGTTCAACCCTGCTCTTCGGGCCCTCGGTTATCACCGGCGATACAAAGACCGGCTCTGCCGCCGAGAGCACCGACCTCTCAGGAGACGCCACCCTCTACGGGATGGAGCTGACCTACAAGTGGAAGCCTTCGAAACAGCGGAGCTTCACCCTCCAGAGCGAATACCTTTACCGCACACAGAAGGGCGACCTGAGCACCCTGGAAGATGACGTTGTCATAAACGTCGAGAGTCTCAAACGCGAGCAGGACGGGCTCTATGTCCAGGGCGTCTATCAGTGGGGCCGCTGGCGGGGCGGCGCGCGCTACGACCGGCTCGACCTCTTTAAGGATGACTATTCCCTTGGCGGAGATCCTGTCGCGTTCGGCAAGGACCCCTGGCGGGCATCGGGAATGCTCGAATTCAACCCCTCCGAGTCCTCGCGGATACGGCTCCAGTATACCCACGACCGGGCCGCCCGCAACGCCAGGGCGAACAACGAGCTCTTCCTCCAGTTCATCTTCGGTATCGGCGCCCACGCCGCCCATTCCTTTTAGGAGGTGCAGAGAATGAAAAACATCATGAGCGCGTTCCTCGTTATCCTGCTGTGCGCACAGAGCGGATTTGCCGAGGTGAAGGCCGTTGCCACACTCCCCTGGATAGAGAGCATCGTCAAGGAAGTAGGAAAAGATAAAGTCAGCGTGACAGCTCTGGTCAAGCCCGCGCAGGACCCGCACGCTCTCGAGGCGAGGCCCGGCATGGTACTCGCCGTCCGCAAAGCGGACCTTCTCGTGTACAACGGTCTGGACCTCGAGGCGGGCTATCTGCCGGCCCTCGTAGAATCATCGCGGAACCCGAAAATACAGCCCGGACAGACCGGCAATCTGGACTGCTCACGATTCGTCTCGGTGATCGAGGCAGGAGGAAGGCTGGATAGAAGCATGGGGGATGTCCATCCGTTCGGCAATCCCCATTACCATTTCTCGCCGGGGAACATTGCCCGCGTGGCACAGGGTATCGCCGCCGCGCTCTCCCGGCTCGATCCGCCCAATAGCAGCTTCTATAACGCTAATCTCCGGGCGTTTACCGCCACGCTCCGCGAGAGAGAGAAGCAGTGGCATGCGAAGCCTCTCAAGGGAAAGCAGTTTATCGCCTATCACAAGCTCTTTGAATATCTTGCCGCCGAGTTCGGGTTCACCATTGCAGGATACATCGAGCAAAAGCCCGGAATCCCGCCGAGCAGCGGGCATATGCACAGGCTTATCGAAACAATCACGCGTATCAAGCCCGCCGGCATACTGACCACCACGGTGTACGGAGGAAAAGAGACCTCCTTTGTGCATGAAAAAACCGGTCTGAAGGTCATCGAGCTTCCTCATGATGTCGGGGCGTCGGACAAGGCGAAAGACTGGTTCGGGATGATGGACACCGTGGTCTCGATGCTTGAGTGAGAGGGAGACGACGATGGAGGCGCTCGACCTGCTCGCGTATCCTTTTGCGGTATCGGCCCTGCTGGTGATCATCCATGCCTATTTCGGCATTCATGTGCTGGAACGGGGAATCATATTCGTCGATCTTGCTCTGGCCCAATTCATCGGGCTCGGGATCGCCGTATCATTCCTTCCAGGCCTTCCAGTCCTTCCAGTCCTTGCAGGGTACGATGGCGCCGGGCGGTATGCGCTGTCGCTCCTCTTCGGGCTGCTGGGCGCCTCCGTCCTCTCGCTCTCGCGGGCTATCAAGAAGATCGTCAATATCGAAGCTTTTATCGGGGTCTTATATATCTTCTCCCTGGCCGGAAGCATTCTTGTCCTCGACCGCACGCCCCACGGCATGGAGGAGTTCAAGGCGATCCTGAACGGCAATATCCTGTGGGTCAATGGGCAAGACGCTCTCTACGCCGCTCTTCTCTATGCGGCTGTCGGCATCTTCCATCTCATTTTCCACCGCCGGTTCTTCGCCCTCTCTTCCGAAGGGAGCGGCGCCTTGATATGGGAGCTCCTCTTTTTCTTCAGCTTCGCCGTGGTGCTGATCAGCTCCGTCAGCCTCGCAGGCATACTGCAGGTATTCTCATTCCTCGTTATCCCGGTGCTTACCGGGAAGCTCTTCGCCAGGAGTACGCTCTCGCTCTTCCTCCTCTCCTGCGGCATAGGGATTATCACTTCCTTTGCCGGTATTGTGCTGTCCCATGCCTTCGATCTGCCGACAGCGCCCCTCATTGTCTTCTCGCTGAGCGTGGCGCTCCTTGCCGCACTCACCGTTAAGACGGTGATACTCAAATAATCATCCACCCGTGAACTGAAAAGGGGAGCTCCTGTGAGCTCCCCTCGGGTATTTTTATTTTATGTCTTTTACGTTCCCATCTCCCAGCTCTGGAGATACTTCTTCTGCTCGGGGGTGAGGCTGTCGATCCTGATGCCCATCGCTTTTAACTTGAGGCGGGCGATCTCCTTGTCGATCTTTTCGGGGACGCTGTAGACCGTCTTCTGGAGTTTCTTTGCGTTCTTCACCATGTACTCGGCGCAGAGGGCCTGGTTGGCGAAGCTCATGTCCATGACTGCGGAAGGGTGGCCTTCGGCTGCGGCGAGGTTGATGAGCCTGCCTTCGCCGAGGAGATAGATCCTCTTGCCGCTCTTGAGCGTGAACTCCTCGACGAAATCCCGCATCTCTCTCCTCGCCTTGGACATCTTGGCAAGGCTCTCGATATCGATTTCGACATTGAAGTGGCCCGTATTGCTGATGATCGCGCCGTCCTTCATCAAGGGGAAGCACTCCTTGGAGATGACGTTGATATCGCCGGTGGCGGTGACGAAGATATCGCCGATCCTCGCCGCTGCTTTAACCGGCATCACTTCGAAGCCGTCCATGGTCGCCTCGAGCGCCTTGAGCGGATCGATCTCGGTGATGATGACGCGGGCACCCATGCCCCTGGCCCTCATGGCAACGCCCCTGCCGCACCAGCCGTATCCGGCTATCACGAAGACGGAACCCGCGATCAGCCTGTTCGTGGCCCTGATAACGCCGTCCATCGTGCTCTGGCCAGTGCCGTAGCGGTTATCGAAGAGGTGCTTTGTGTAGGCATCATTGACAGCGATGATGGGATACTGGAGCGCGCCGTCGGCTGCCATCGCCTTGAGCCTGATCACGCCCGTGGTTGTCTCCTCGGTCCCGCCGATCACGTTCTTGAGCAGCCCCTTCTCCTCCTTGTGGAGCACGGAGACGACATCAGCGCCGTCGTCCATGGTTACCTGGGGGCCGAGGGCAAGGGAGTCCTTGATGTGCCGGTAGTAGGTCCTGGTATCTTCTCCTTTTATGGCAAAAACCGAGATATCGGAGTTCTTCACCAGCGACGCGGCTACGTCATCCTGCGTGCTCAGGGGATTCGAGGCGCAGAGGGCTATCTGCGCACCGCCGGCCTTGAGGGTCTCCATAAGGCTGGCGGTTTCCGTGGTTACGTGAAGACAGGCAACGACCCGTATGCCTTTCAGCGGCTTCTCTTTGGCGAACCGCTCGGCGATGCTCTTCAGCACCGGCATCTCCTGGGCAGCCCACTCGATCCTCAGCTTTCCTTTTTTCGCGAGTCCGATATCCTTAACGTCGTGCTTAACCATTCATCCTCCTCTAAAATCCGTAACGCGTAATGCGTAACGGGTGACGGGTGAAACTATTATCAATTTCCGACATGATTATACAGCATCGTTGTCAACTAACCATTGCAACAAGGACACACCGCGAACCGCGCAAAAGAGCACGCCGATCACGGAGTACGCATCACGCATTGCGGCTGTTACACTCCGGCTGCCTTCTTCAGGGTTGCCGCCATATCGGTCACTTCCCAGGTGAACCCTTCTTCGTTTCTGCCGAAGTGGCCGTAGGCTGCGGTCTTCTTGTAGATCGGC
This is a stretch of genomic DNA from Nitrospirota bacterium. It encodes these proteins:
- a CDS encoding zinc ABC transporter substrate-binding protein — protein: MKNIMSAFLVILLCAQSGFAEVKAVATLPWIESIVKEVGKDKVSVTALVKPAQDPHALEARPGMVLAVRKADLLVYNGLDLEAGYLPALVESSRNPKIQPGQTGNLDCSRFVSVIEAGGRLDRSMGDVHPFGNPHYHFSPGNIARVAQGIAAALSRLDPPNSSFYNANLRAFTATLREREKQWHAKPLKGKQFIAYHKLFEYLAAEFGFTIAGYIEQKPGIPPSSGHMHRLIETITRIKPAGILTTTVYGGKETSFVHEKTGLKVIELPHDVGASDKAKDWFGMMDTVVSMLE
- a CDS encoding metal ABC transporter permease, with the translated sequence MEALDLLAYPFAVSALLVIIHAYFGIHVLERGIIFVDLALAQFIGLGIAVSFLPGLPVLPVLAGYDGAGRYALSLLFGLLGASVLSLSRAIKKIVNIEAFIGVLYIFSLAGSILVLDRTPHGMEEFKAILNGNILWVNGQDALYAALLYAAVGIFHLIFHRRFFALSSEGSGALIWELLFFFSFAVVLISSVSLAGILQVFSFLVIPVLTGKLFARSTLSLFLLSCGIGIITSFAGIVLSHAFDLPTAPLIVFSLSVALLAALTVKTVILK
- the ahcY gene encoding adenosylhomocysteinase; translation: MVKHDVKDIGLAKKGKLRIEWAAQEMPVLKSIAERFAKEKPLKGIRVVACLHVTTETASLMETLKAGGAQIALCASNPLSTQDDVAASLVKNSDISVFAIKGEDTRTYYRHIKDSLALGPQVTMDDGADVVSVLHKEEKGLLKNVIGGTEETTTGVIRLKAMAADGALQYPIIAVNDAYTKHLFDNRYGTGQSTMDGVIRATNRLIAGSVFVIAGYGWCGRGVAMRARGMGARVIITEIDPLKALEATMDGFEVMPVKAAARIGDIFVTATGDINVISKECFPLMKDGAIISNTGHFNVEIDIESLAKMSKARREMRDFVEEFTLKSGKRIYLLGEGRLINLAAAEGHPSAVMDMSFANQALCAEYMVKNAKKLQKTVYSVPEKIDKEIARLKLKAMGIRIDSLTPEQKKYLQSWEMGT